Proteins encoded together in one Papaver somniferum cultivar HN1 unplaced genomic scaffold, ASM357369v1 unplaced-scaffold_21, whole genome shotgun sequence window:
- the LOC113340206 gene encoding uncharacterized protein LOC113340206: MATATTTAFNNHSPPSLASLIQNHHSHFNSNLSFKSKTSISNSLSINLTTTTRSPFSTLKPLQSNSIASDLTPSETNPKTLKSRLANGETLYGMFLLSLSPTLAEIAGHAGYDYVVIDLEHGEGGISEALPCLRALAATGTASIIRVPESTETWAKKALDLGPQGIMFPMIQSPKSAKKAVSYCKFPPNGVRGSAHMVVRASNYGIDDGYLTNYEDELLIMCQVESEEGVKKIEDIAKVDGVDCVQMGPLDLSASLGYLWDPGHKKVREMMRIAEKGVLGAKKKGGDDNGGGSGVYLGGFAMAHDKPEQLRSRGYHMISGAIDLGLFRRFAVEDVKNFRMGLSIDNVDDEEGDSDKDKEEKYWSE, translated from the coding sequence AtggccaccgccaccaccaccgccttcAACAACCACTCTCCACCATCACTTGCTTCCTTAATCCAAAACCATCATTCTCATTTCAACAGCAATCTctcattcaaatcaaaaacctCAATATCAAATTCACTTTCAATCaacctcaccaccaccaccagatccCCATTCTCAACACTGAAACCCTTGCAATCAAACTCAATAGCATCAGATCTCACACCATCAGAAACAAACCCAAAGACTCTAAAATCAAGATTAGCCAATGGAGAAACACTCTACGGTATGTTCTTACTCAGTTTATCACCAACTCTAGCTGAGATTGCCGGTCACGCCGGTTACGACTACGTCGTCATCGATCTAGAACACGGCGAAGGAGGGATTTCCGAAGCACTCCCGTGTCTCCGAGCACTCGCTGCTACAGGTACGGCTTCGATTATCCGTGTCCCTGAATCAACTGAAACATGGGCTAAGAAAGCATTAGATTTAGGTCCTCAGGGTATTATGTTTCCAATGATTCAAAGTCCGAAATCGGCTAAAAAAGCAGTTTCTTACTGTAAGTTTCCACCAAATGGGGTTCGTGGATCAGCTCACATGGTTGTTAGAGCGTCGAATTATGGCATTGATGATGGCTACTTGACGAATTACGAAGACGAGTTGTTGATTATGTGTCAGGTGGAGTCTGAAGAAGGTGtgaagaagattgaagatattGCTAAGGTTGATGGGGTGGATTGTGTTCAAATGGGGCCATTGGATTTGAGTGCTAGTTTAGGGTATTTGTGGGATCCGGGGCATAAGAAGGTCCGAGAAATGATGCGCATAGCGGAGAAAGGAGTGTTGGGGGCTAAGAAGAAGGGTGGAGATGataatggtggtggtagtggtgtgtATTTAGGGGGTTTTGCAATGGCTCATGATAAGCCAGAGCAATTGAGGAGTAGAGGGTATCATATGATTAGCGGTGCTATCGATTTGGGTTTGTTTAGACGTTTTGCTGTCGAAGATGTTAAGAATTTTAGGATGGGTTTGAGTATTGAcaatgttgatgatgaagaaggtgATAGTGATAAAGATAAAGAGGAGAAGTACTGGAGCGAATGA